One window of Nocardia sp. NBC_00508 genomic DNA carries:
- a CDS encoding nitroreductase/quinone reductase family protein, with product MPNMRDIQHRVVTALQRRVGNPILRTVPSQTLLETTGRVSGQPRITPIGGRKFGNQFWLVSEFGERSQYIRNIKANNHVRLRLHGRWHTGTAHPLPDDDARTRLASLPRANSAAVRLVGTDLLTVRIDLDD from the coding sequence ATGCCGAACATGCGCGACATTCAGCATCGGGTGGTGACGGCGCTGCAGCGCCGAGTCGGCAATCCGATTCTTCGCACTGTGCCCAGTCAGACGCTCCTGGAAACGACCGGCCGAGTCAGCGGTCAGCCGCGAATCACCCCGATCGGCGGACGAAAGTTCGGAAACCAGTTCTGGCTCGTCTCCGAGTTCGGCGAGCGATCCCAGTACATCCGGAACATCAAGGCGAACAACCACGTCCGGCTACGCCTGCACGGACGCTGGCATACGGGCACCGCGCACCCGCTGCCCGACGACGACGCGCGTACCCGCCTCGCCTCCCTGCCACGCGCCAACAGCGCGGCCGTCCGATTGGTCGGCACCGACTTGCTCACAGTCCGGATCGATCTGGACGACTGA
- the mmuM gene encoding homocysteine S-methyltransferase — translation MFDPAAGVLISDGGLATELEARGHDLSDALWSARLLVDDPGAIEAVHAAYFQAGADIATTASYQASFEGFAARGLSRAESTRLLRRSVALARAARAAWTDGRRRWVAASVGPYGAALADGSEYRGRYGRSVAELRAWHRPRMEVLADAGADLLALETVPDIDEAEAMVDLVTGIGVPAWLSYTIEGTRTRAGQSLADAFAVAAGSDAIVAIGVNCCAPADVEAAIGLAASTGKPVIAYPNSGEGWDPARHRWTGPAQFAPALAPAWVARGARVIGGCCRVGPAHIARLASELRGTSTATDLGSAGPSPR, via the coding sequence CTGTTCGACCCCGCGGCGGGGGTGCTGATCTCGGACGGCGGCTTGGCCACCGAGTTGGAGGCGCGCGGGCACGACCTGTCCGACGCGCTGTGGTCGGCCCGGCTGCTGGTGGACGATCCCGGCGCTATCGAGGCCGTGCACGCGGCCTATTTCCAGGCGGGCGCCGATATCGCGACCACCGCGAGCTACCAGGCTTCGTTCGAGGGTTTCGCCGCACGCGGGCTCAGCCGAGCGGAGTCGACTCGGCTGCTACGCCGCAGCGTCGCATTGGCCCGCGCGGCACGTGCCGCCTGGACGGACGGGCGACGCCGATGGGTCGCGGCCTCCGTAGGCCCGTACGGCGCGGCCCTTGCCGACGGCTCGGAATACCGCGGGCGCTATGGACGCAGCGTGGCCGAACTGCGGGCCTGGCACCGGCCGCGAATGGAGGTGCTTGCGGACGCGGGCGCCGATCTGCTCGCGCTGGAAACCGTTCCCGACATCGACGAAGCCGAGGCAATGGTCGACCTGGTGACCGGCATCGGCGTACCCGCGTGGCTGAGCTACACCATCGAGGGGACCCGCACCCGGGCGGGGCAATCGCTCGCGGACGCCTTCGCTGTGGCCGCGGGGTCGGACGCGATCGTCGCGATCGGTGTGAACTGCTGCGCACCCGCCGATGTCGAGGCCGCGATCGGCCTCGCCGCGAGTACCGGCAAACCCGTGATCGCCTACCCGAACAGCGGCGAAGGGTGGGACCCCGCCCGCCACAGGTGGACCGGCCCCGCCCAGTTCGCCCCAGCTCTGGCACCCGCCTGGGTCGCACGAGGCGCCCGCGTCATCGGCGGATGCTGCCGCGTCGGCCCCGCCCACATCGCCCGCCTCGCATCAGAGCTCCGTGGAACCTCAACCGCGACCGATCTCGGGTCCGCCGGTCCGTCGCCCCGCTGA
- a CDS encoding phosphate signaling complex PhoU family protein gives MGENLAVRTQFTAELIALTKDLTLMCTLAHDAVERVTDALVDADLTATYEVFALDEQLQKMYGACEARTVVLLALQAPVARDLRHVVTAIQIAGELSRIGWLASRVADQVYQRHPGPVARQPMLDILAAMGKLAAERTALAGWAVAGHQPLSAETPTDPSMETLHQQLHSALRDPTSQPSTDMAIDNALLGHHLERCVDHTARIDRLIRFLDTGVPPTAQPNDDE, from the coding sequence ATGGGTGAGAATTTGGCGGTGCGGACCCAGTTCACTGCCGAGCTCATCGCGTTGACCAAAGACTTGACGCTGATGTGCACGCTCGCCCACGACGCCGTCGAGCGTGTCACCGACGCGCTCGTCGACGCCGACCTCACCGCCACCTACGAGGTCTTCGCGCTCGACGAGCAGCTGCAGAAGATGTACGGCGCGTGCGAGGCGCGCACCGTGGTGCTGTTGGCGTTGCAGGCGCCGGTCGCCCGCGACCTGCGACATGTGGTGACCGCGATCCAGATCGCCGGGGAACTATCCCGAATCGGATGGCTGGCCAGCCGGGTCGCCGACCAGGTGTACCAGCGCCACCCGGGACCAGTGGCGCGGCAACCGATGCTCGACATCCTCGCCGCGATGGGGAAGCTGGCGGCCGAGCGCACGGCACTGGCAGGCTGGGCGGTCGCAGGCCACCAACCACTGTCCGCGGAGACTCCTACCGACCCGTCGATGGAAACGCTGCACCAGCAATTGCATTCGGCATTGCGCGACCCCACATCTCAACCGTCCACCGATATGGCGATCGACAACGCACTGCTGGGGCACCACCTAGAGCGCTGTGTCGATCACACCGCACGCATCGATCGGCTGATCCGCTTCCTCGACACCGGCGTCCCCCCGACCGCTCAGCCCAACGACGACGAGTGA
- a CDS encoding haloalkane dehalogenase: MPTVEVLDSFLNYRDTGAGTTPVVFLHGNPTSSYLWRNVLPHVADRTRVLAPDLIGMGESGKPDSGYRFTDHAAYLDAWFDALGLDQVVLVGHDWGGALGMHWAAGHPGRVRGIALIETFLRPMAWDELPPLGAELFRKFRSADGERMILEENTFIEFNLPKGVADLAVEDHDVYRAPYPTPVSRKPLLVWPREFPLGGEPADVVAIVREYGAWAAATPEVPKLLMALDNGVGLGSPEMIDWAATTFASAEVAPIGPAGHHAPEDRPDEIGRAVADWLDRHALVGAAARS; the protein is encoded by the coding sequence ATGCCCACCGTCGAAGTACTCGACTCGTTTCTCAACTACCGCGACACCGGCGCTGGCACGACCCCGGTGGTGTTCCTGCACGGCAACCCCACCTCGTCGTACCTGTGGCGCAACGTGCTTCCGCACGTCGCCGATCGGACCCGAGTGTTGGCGCCCGACCTGATCGGGATGGGGGAGTCGGGCAAGCCCGACAGCGGCTACCGCTTCACCGATCATGCCGCCTACCTGGACGCCTGGTTCGACGCGCTCGGCCTGGACCAAGTTGTCCTGGTCGGTCACGACTGGGGTGGCGCGCTCGGCATGCACTGGGCTGCTGGGCATCCCGGGCGGGTGCGTGGCATCGCGCTGATCGAGACCTTCTTGCGGCCGATGGCCTGGGACGAGCTGCCCCCGCTCGGCGCCGAGCTGTTCCGCAAGTTCCGGTCCGCCGATGGCGAGCGAATGATCCTGGAGGAGAACACCTTCATCGAGTTCAACCTGCCGAAGGGCGTCGCGGACCTCGCCGTCGAGGACCATGACGTCTACCGAGCACCGTATCCGACCCCGGTGTCGCGCAAGCCGCTGCTGGTATGGCCGAGGGAGTTCCCGCTCGGCGGGGAACCGGCCGACGTGGTCGCCATCGTGCGCGAATACGGCGCGTGGGCGGCCGCGACGCCCGAGGTGCCGAAATTGCTGATGGCGCTGGATAACGGCGTCGGCTTGGGGTCGCCGGAGATGATCGACTGGGCCGCGACCACCTTCGCGAGCGCCGAGGTCGCGCCGATCGGTCCCGCGGGGCACCACGCGCCGGAAGATCGGCCGGACGAAATCGGTCGCGCGGTCGCGGACTGGTTGGACCGGCACGCTCTGGTCGGGGCAGCCGCGCGGTCGTGA
- a CDS encoding RNA polymerase sigma factor: protein MGTEHDLVAAEEKDMVARAIAGDRDAVAQVVRRLQDPLYRLALRMVWRPAEAEDATQDILLRVLDHLHTWRAEAKLLTWAYRIGVNYLLNLRRQTPQEAAQLSLDAYREGLADGLADADYRGPEAQLLTAEVRLTCSQGMLQCLARDERIAFVLGDVFELSSTEAAWILGITPAAYRKRLQRAKRRLGEFLNATCGLVDPTAFCRCSRRVDKAVALGRVDPRKPVFAHHPVSAGGRTAAEAEQQMIHLHDAASVLRAHPDYAAPQAKMDAITGLLGSGRFPMLGEA, encoded by the coding sequence ATGGGCACCGAGCACGACCTGGTCGCGGCAGAGGAGAAGGACATGGTCGCCCGCGCGATCGCGGGCGACCGGGACGCGGTCGCTCAGGTGGTGCGCCGGCTGCAGGACCCGCTCTACCGGCTGGCCCTGCGCATGGTCTGGCGGCCCGCGGAGGCCGAGGACGCGACCCAGGACATCCTGCTGCGCGTCCTCGACCACCTGCACACCTGGCGCGCCGAGGCGAAGCTGCTCACCTGGGCCTACCGCATCGGCGTCAACTACCTGCTGAACCTGCGACGGCAGACCCCGCAGGAGGCAGCCCAGCTGAGCCTGGACGCTTACCGGGAAGGGCTGGCCGACGGCTTGGCGGACGCGGACTACCGGGGACCGGAGGCGCAGTTGCTGACCGCGGAGGTGCGGCTCACGTGTAGTCAGGGCATGTTGCAGTGTCTGGCACGCGACGAACGGATCGCCTTCGTGCTGGGCGACGTATTCGAGCTGAGTTCGACAGAGGCAGCTTGGATCCTCGGTATCACCCCCGCCGCCTACCGGAAACGGTTGCAGCGAGCGAAGCGACGGCTGGGCGAGTTCCTGAACGCCACCTGCGGCCTGGTCGACCCGACGGCATTCTGCCGCTGCTCGCGCCGAGTGGACAAGGCGGTGGCCCTCGGCCGGGTCGACCCGCGCAAACCGGTGTTCGCACACCATCCGGTCAGCGCGGGCGGTCGCACCGCGGCCGAGGCCGAACAGCAGATGATCCACCTGCATGACGCGGCATCGGTGCTGCGCGCACACCCGGACTACGCGGCGCCGCAAGCGAAGATGGACGCGATTACCGGCCTGCTCGGCTCGGGCCGCTTCCCGATGCTCGGTGAGGCGTGA
- a CDS encoding calcium:proton antiporter yields MIRVLIARWTVLVPLLALLALAAVWGRSLPGVAVTMVMVALIGAVLAAVHHAEVVARRVGEPFGSLVLAIAVTVIEVGLILALMSSGGDQTATLARDTVFAAVMITCNGILGLALLVGAVRRRVAVFNAEGTGAALATVATLATLSLVLPTFTTSKPGPEFSPAQLAFAAVASLALYGLFVMVQTVRHPGDFLPVEADGVVIEDEHAELPSARAAVISLAMLFVALICVVGLAKVVSPAVESAVESAGLPQSAVGVVIALLVLLPETLAAVRAARRDQVQIGLNLALGSAMASIGLTIPVIAVASIWLDGPLVLGLGATQMVLLALTVVVGGLTVVPGRATLLQGGVHLALFSAFAFLAVSP; encoded by the coding sequence ATGATCCGTGTGTTGATCGCCCGCTGGACCGTTCTCGTACCACTCCTCGCTCTGCTCGCTCTCGCGGCTGTTTGGGGCCGAAGCCTGCCCGGTGTCGCGGTGACGATGGTGATGGTCGCGTTGATCGGTGCGGTGCTCGCGGCGGTGCACCACGCGGAGGTGGTCGCGCGCCGGGTCGGTGAGCCGTTCGGTTCGCTGGTGCTCGCGATAGCGGTCACTGTGATCGAGGTCGGGCTCATTCTCGCGCTGATGAGCTCGGGCGGCGATCAGACTGCCACGCTGGCCCGCGACACGGTCTTCGCGGCGGTCATGATCACCTGCAACGGCATCCTCGGTCTTGCGCTGTTGGTCGGGGCGGTGCGCAGGCGGGTTGCGGTGTTCAACGCGGAAGGTACCGGCGCGGCGCTGGCCACCGTCGCGACCCTGGCCACGCTCAGCCTCGTGCTGCCGACCTTCACCACGAGTAAGCCCGGACCGGAATTCTCCCCTGCGCAGCTGGCCTTCGCCGCCGTGGCATCCCTCGCGCTCTATGGGTTGTTCGTGATGGTGCAGACGGTGCGTCATCCGGGCGACTTCCTGCCGGTCGAGGCCGACGGCGTCGTCATCGAGGACGAGCACGCCGAGCTGCCGAGTGCGCGCGCCGCCGTGATCAGCCTCGCGATGCTGTTCGTCGCCCTGATATGCGTGGTCGGGCTGGCAAAAGTGGTCTCACCCGCTGTGGAATCGGCGGTCGAGTCGGCAGGTCTGCCGCAATCGGCAGTCGGTGTGGTGATCGCACTGCTGGTACTGCTGCCGGAAACGCTCGCGGCGGTCCGCGCCGCTCGCCGCGACCAGGTACAGATCGGCCTCAATCTCGCGCTGGGTTCGGCGATGGCCAGCATCGGCTTGACCATTCCTGTGATCGCCGTGGCGAGCATCTGGCTGGACGGACCGCTGGTGCTCGGTCTCGGCGCAACCCAAATGGTGCTCCTGGCCCTGACCGTCGTGGTCGGCGGGCTCACGGTGGTGCCAGGACGCGCGACTCTCCTGCAAGGCGGCGTCCACTTGGCTCTGTTCTCGGCCTTCGCGTTCCTCGCCGTCAGTCCCTGA